Proteins co-encoded in one Vulgatibacter sp. genomic window:
- a CDS encoding Trm112 family protein, producing the protein MATLHPELKQILACPRCKGELDFREPSDEIVCHTCKLVFPIREDLPVMLVEEARPLPEAR; encoded by the coding sequence ATGGCAACGCTCCACCCCGAGCTCAAGCAGATCCTCGCCTGTCCCCGCTGCAAGGGCGAGCTCGACTTCCGCGAGCCCAGCGACGAGATCGTCTGCCACACGTGCAAGCTGGTCTTCCCGATCCGCGAGGACCTTCCGGTGATGCTGGTCGAGGAAGCTCGCCCGCTGCCCGAGGCGCGATGA